Proteins encoded together in one Bradyrhizobium sp. CB82 window:
- the sufB gene encoding Fe-S cluster assembly protein SufB has protein sequence MPAVQETVERVKRIDVDQYRYGFETLIDSEKAPKGLSEETVKFISQKKNEPAWMLQWRLEAYRRWLTMTEPTWARVEYPKIDFQDIHYYAAPRPKKTVSSLDEIDPEILKTYEKLGIPLREVAMLEGVEPKVGEEDPARRKIAVDAVFDSVSVATTFKAELKKAGVIFMPISEAIREHPELVQKYLGSVVPTSDNFYATLNSAVFSDGSFVYVPPGVRCPMELSTYFRINERNTGQFERTLIIADKGSYVSYLEGCTAPQRDENQLHAAVVELVALDDAEIKYSTVQNWYPGNSEGKGGIYNFVTKRGDCRGNNSKISWTQVETGSAITWKYPSCILRGDNSSGEFYSIAISNGFQQVDSGTKMLHLGKNTSSRIISKGIAAGKSQNTYRGLVTAHRKATGARNFTACDSLLIGDKCGAHTVPYIEAKNSSATFEHEATTSKISEDVLFYCIQRGLSQEEAVGLVVNGFVKDVLQQLPMEFAVEAQKLISISLEGSVG, from the coding sequence ATGCCAGCCGTACAAGAGACGGTCGAGCGCGTGAAGCGCATCGACGTCGACCAATATCGTTATGGGTTTGAGACCCTGATCGACTCCGAGAAGGCCCCGAAGGGTCTGTCGGAGGAGACCGTAAAATTCATCTCCCAGAAGAAGAACGAACCGGCCTGGATGCTTCAGTGGCGGCTCGAGGCCTATCGGCGCTGGTTGACCATGACCGAGCCGACCTGGGCCCGCGTCGAGTATCCCAAGATCGATTTCCAGGACATCCACTATTACGCGGCGCCGAGGCCGAAGAAGACGGTTTCCTCGCTTGATGAGATCGATCCGGAGATCCTGAAAACCTACGAGAAGCTGGGCATTCCCTTGCGGGAAGTCGCCATGCTCGAAGGCGTCGAGCCGAAGGTGGGGGAGGAGGATCCGGCCCGGCGCAAGATCGCGGTCGACGCGGTCTTCGATTCGGTGTCCGTTGCGACCACCTTCAAGGCTGAGCTGAAAAAGGCCGGCGTGATCTTCATGCCGATCTCGGAGGCGATCCGCGAGCATCCCGAGCTGGTGCAGAAATATCTCGGCTCCGTAGTGCCGACCTCTGACAATTTCTACGCGACGCTGAACTCGGCGGTGTTCTCCGACGGCTCCTTTGTCTACGTGCCGCCGGGCGTGCGCTGCCCGATGGAGCTGTCGACCTATTTCCGCATCAACGAGCGCAACACCGGCCAGTTCGAGCGCACGCTGATCATTGCGGACAAGGGCTCCTACGTCTCCTATCTCGAAGGCTGCACCGCGCCGCAGCGCGATGAGAACCAGTTGCACGCCGCCGTGGTCGAGCTCGTCGCGCTCGACGACGCCGAGATCAAATATTCGACGGTGCAGAACTGGTACCCCGGCAACTCCGAGGGTAAGGGCGGCATCTACAATTTCGTCACCAAGCGTGGCGACTGCCGCGGCAACAACTCCAAGATCTCTTGGACCCAGGTCGAGACCGGCTCGGCCATCACCTGGAAATATCCGAGCTGCATCCTGCGCGGCGACAATTCGAGCGGCGAGTTCTACTCGATCGCGATCTCGAACGGCTTCCAGCAGGTCGATAGCGGCACCAAGATGCTCCATCTCGGCAAGAACACCTCGAGCCGGATCATTTCCAAGGGTATCGCGGCCGGCAAGTCGCAAAACACGTACCGCGGACTCGTCACCGCGCATCGGAAAGCAACCGGCGCCCGCAACTTCACCGCCTGCGACTCGCTGCTCATCGGCGACAAATGCGGCGCGCACACCGTGCCTTACATCGAGGCGAAGAACTCCTCGGCCACCTTCGAGCACGAGGCGACAACCTCAAAAATCTCCGAGGACGTGCTGTTCTACTGCATCCAGCGCGGTCTCAGCCAGGAGGAAGCCGTCGGCCTCGTCGTCAACGGCTTCGTCAAGGACGTGCTCCAGCAGCTCCCGATGGAGTTCGCGGTGGAAGCGCAGAAGCTGATCTCGATCTCGCTTGAAGGGTCGGTCGGTTAA
- the sufC gene encoding Fe-S cluster assembly ATPase SufC, which yields MALLEVKDLKVRVEEREILHGLTLTVNEGEVHAIMGPNGSGKSTLSHVIAGKPGYEVTDGQILFRGEDLLEMEPEERAARGVFLAFQYPVEIPGVATMNFLRTALNAQRKARGESEYSTPDFLRKVREVSKSLNIPQDMLKRGVNVGFSGGEKKRNEVLQMALFEPSLCILDEMDSGLDIDALRIAADGVNALRAPKRAMVVITHYQRLLNYIVPDFVHVMSRGRVVKSGDKQLALELEESGYAQFEDAA from the coding sequence ATGGCTTTGCTTGAAGTGAAAGATCTGAAGGTTCGCGTCGAGGAGCGTGAGATCCTCCATGGGCTGACGCTGACCGTGAACGAGGGCGAGGTGCACGCGATCATGGGGCCGAACGGCTCGGGTAAGTCGACGCTTTCCCATGTCATCGCGGGCAAGCCCGGCTACGAGGTGACCGACGGCCAGATCCTGTTTAGGGGCGAGGACCTCCTGGAGATGGAACCGGAAGAGCGCGCCGCCAGGGGCGTGTTCCTGGCGTTCCAGTATCCGGTCGAGATTCCCGGCGTCGCCACCATGAACTTCCTGCGCACCGCGCTGAACGCGCAGCGCAAGGCGCGCGGTGAGAGTGAATATTCGACGCCGGACTTCCTGAGGAAGGTCCGCGAGGTCTCGAAGTCGCTGAACATCCCGCAGGATATGCTCAAGCGCGGCGTCAATGTCGGCTTCTCCGGCGGCGAGAAGAAGCGCAACGAAGTGCTCCAGATGGCGCTGTTCGAGCCGAGCCTGTGCATCCTCGACGAGATGGATTCCGGTCTCGACATCGACGCACTGCGCATCGCGGCCGACGGCGTCAATGCGCTGCGCGCGCCCAAGCGCGCGATGGTGGTGATCACCCACTATCAGCGCCTGCTGAATTACATCGTGCCGGATTTCGTGCACGTGATGTCACGCGGCCGCGTCGTGAAGAGCGGCGACAAGCAACTGGCGCTGGAGCTGGAGGAGTCCGGCTACGCCCAGTTCGAGGACGCGGCGTAA